Below is a genomic region from Pseudochaenichthys georgianus chromosome 13, fPseGeo1.2, whole genome shotgun sequence.
CACAATGCaattcggcaaagcgtgacgtcaccccattcaaagtgaatgggaataagcgttgaagcttcaacgcacgccgctgtgtggacgagcCATATTCTGAATTTATAAAGTAGGCCTACCTAtatatttacaaaaaagtacaAAATTGGCCTCCACATGAAGTAGAGTAGAGGCATAAAGTATACAATTAGAAtatgtttgttgtttttttgaaaAGTTGAAGAAAGACTTTGTACCATTATTACAATTTCACCTCTTAAATTAAATTGAGTGAGGTAATCAGTGAATTGATGGCCAAATTATACAGGTTGACTTATCCAAGTTAAATAAACCTAACCTAACATTGTATTCCTTGGAATTTATACCATAAGCTCTTGGAATAATGTAATAATGTCTTCACTCTGCCTGTACTGTTATTCAAACTTCAGGTAATATTGACATCTTGGAAGATTTCTGTTCGACTTGGTTGCAAGGGTGTTGCTCCCAAACAGCAGAAGATATCCCATCATGTTTTCCTACAACACAAAATGCTACAGCGTAAGGATTCTTCATTAGAACATATGTCCAATCATTGTTGTATACACTTGTCTGCGATACTAAACATATTTCCACttcttaaaataaaacaatacttGTTTGTGCTCAGCATTTGCTTTAATGGAAATTCTCATTCTTCTCACCTGTAGAAGAAGTTGAAGCTGTTTTCGGGGATAGGATCCTTGAACACACAAAGTTACTTTGTCAAGGGAAGTTTGATTACCTGGAGCGCTTAACCGATGACATATTGCTCAAAATCCTGGCCAACCTAGAGCTGAAAGATACAACACAGCTGGCACAAGTTTCACAGAGATTCAGAGAGGTGAGAGCCTCTtaaaattatacatttacaTATGACCCCTTGTGCTATTTTCCATTTCACTTTCCCTCTTTGATGTACCTTTGATCCCATGTATATTTATACACTGATAACCACACCTCACAATCTGCAcgtgttttattatcttttgtGACCCTACCAGATCTGCGACTCTGAGAAGTTCTGGGAGCAGACTGTGAGGAATGGCTGTGCTGGCTTCACAGGGGACATGGAGGGCATAGCAAGTGCCATGGGCTGGAGGAAGCTGTTTTTTACCTTTTTCCACACCAGTGGCAAGAAGGGCCAGCAGTAAAGCAATTGAACAGTTTATGACCGTTCTAAAACAACTGTAATACAAATGCTTTTACAGAGGATGGTTAGTCAGTATTCGTGTGGTATTTTGTGAAGCAATATTCAGTGTTTTTTGTGAGTTTAAGTGAGTGTTCTTAAGATGACTGTTAGGTCGAATAAACTAAACatgtatgtaaaaaaaaaagtatattatGAGTACTTTGGATGACAACAACTAACACCGGTATTCAATGAATAAAAACATGTTACTTGAAAATTGTGTATGTTGCAAAGAGTTTAAATCTGTAATATGACTAGTAAATAAAAAGTAGAACACCGTATTACAGCCATCATGTTTCCTGAGTCATAAACCTTATACAAAAATTAACTAACTAACTCATCCAAAAAGGCCTTTATATACACTTTAGCAACCAGAGTCCTGCAGACAAACATGTAATCATCATATTGCCTACTTCCTGTTTACATTTGCAAGATAACGGTTGTTGCGCCCTCTGCTGAAACCCTCTGCGCTCAATGCTGTCTCTGCTTACAGCCAGCCTGGGTTTAACATGGTCTCTGTGCTCGTCATGTGTGCAGCCAGCAGAGGGAGCAACATGGCAATGAAAACTAGAGTCAGATGATGGGAGGAGGAAGATAAGCAAATAAACCCTTGGGTAACGTGTGCAAAACAAGTAATGCTGGTAACCATGTCCAGGCCTAAAGACCAGAACACACTTTTCTGGATTGCACAAACAGCTCTGTAGGGGCATCAGCTACACCGGTCCTACCTCAACTGAAACCTGTACAAGCCAACTACAGTAACCTAAGACTAAGGTATGCACTGCTTTTTTTTCTAACAGGCACCTTATTGGACAACATATGGTACAATAAAGGTTAGCAAGACAGTCTTAAATACTGTCTTTGATGCTTATTGTCACTAAAGGATGACAAAAATAGAAACACAAGCATTAGTAATTGTTCGGTGTTAAGGGACGAGAAGATTGTGTGGTTTTCCTGTGTTTTTTTAGAACTCCCCTCAATATTAAATAGTCTTCCATCCAAATGATAGCTAGGTGTTGGAATGATCTGACATAACTGCGTACAGTCTCGACTGGTCGCCACTATGGCCTATTATTAGCTACTGAACATTGGATACCGCCTTCTGAGCCGAGTCTGGTCTAGGAGGGAAAATATTCATTACGTAACAATAAAGGATCTGTCTCCCAGAGCCACTTCCTGAATACCGTCGCAGCAACTAGGCCCCAAACCGAGGCAGAGCGGAAGCCTCATCCGTTTGTTTGCTGGAGCGGTGTACAGCCGTTCTTTCCAGCTTATCCTTTGCCTCCACACACCCCTCCTTCACAGCTCCTCTTTGTGGGTCAGGGATGCAGCGGGAGTGACGCAGCAGTGGCAGCAGCCCTCACAGAAGACAGCTCAACACAGTCCAATCAGGAAAGCAGAAGACACAGACGGGAAGAGCGAGGATGATGAAGGTCTGATCTGGTTCCAAAGGGAGAACGGGAGCCGGGTAATAGTCACTGTCTTTTTCCTCCTAAACAAACACCAGAGAGACTTCCACAGAGACATCTTGGTAGGCGACTCAACGTGCGAGTGCGGGTAATGGCAGTCATATAAATGCTACCAGGGATGAATGTCTTTCTATGCTAAGAGTGGGAATGCGTTGGGCATGAGGATgaggcctgctcttcctccccgcTGATCGACGTCTCTACAGGCTGTAGCTTACGGAGCATCACAGGCCTGTATATCCTGACACAAACTAGCTGCGATGACAAGTGTGACAGACAAGGTTTTGCTTGCAAAGTATTTCAAATGATCCACAAAACAGTAATATTTCAGCTTTCAGTAATGGCCGTGATTTGATTCCAATTTGGAACGATTTCTCAGTTCTTTGAAAAAGTAAAGCTTTAGTAATGGTTCTCGATCCCGTGGCCCGTGTACGCTCGATGAACGCACATGCCTTTCAGTTTACATGCATTGTTAGGATTGTATTAGTATTGTTTTATGTTAGAAAGACTACATGAAAACCTTtaaactaacaaagcttaattaACTTAGCTTGAATAATCCTGTCAACCCTAGATTATGGAACATAGGATGGCCCAGGCAGTTCAAAATACAATGGCTGAGTAGTCCTCCATATTTAGGAGTTAAAAATCATTTAAAAGCCTTTATTTCCTTGGCTTAATGCAGATGAACGTCAGCTTACATGAATTATTGGACAAGTATATGTCGTACATAGCGTACAGGCAATGTTAGGGGATTGTTTTATGTCACCACTAGGTTGTTGACAAAGGATCAGTTTGCCCACCATCTAAACCTGCATCCAGTTCAAATCGTCATAGTTACTAATAAAAGAAACGCCATGTTAAatgttacaaatataaaactgtATATATTATCTTCAAATAAAACCTGGCTTGGCTTGACATAAATATAACTAGAGGTAACCTCAAACTACTCCTATCCCTTCACACTATTTAGGGTGTTGTTTGTTCATGTGACTTcatatctgtctgtctttgcTGTGACTTGAACTTTATTGCTATGACGTTGACATGTTTGACTGACAGCAGTCTCTGTTCATCAATCAGCTGTGGTGGTTGCTGCATCCCACTTCTATTCTAGCCAGACCCGCCCCCCCCTCCTAGGTTTCCAAATGTAGCTCGTATAGCTCCAGTTATAGAAAGTATGCACTGAATCCACTTTTGCCTTGGATTGCTATTTAGTACTTAGTGCTCTGGCTGCTGCCCAGGCGAATATAGGGGTCTTCAAGGAGGCTGTCTGCAGCACAAATAGAAGACTGAGTATTTATCACGAAACCAACACAATGTAACGCACAGAAAAAGGAACAGGACACAACAGCAGCTAAGACCAACAGCACAAACACCCCATGAATAGCTTATGTCCTTCCTTTAGGGCAGTGAGCACGAGCCTGCATAAAGACATGGCACCTACTACTCAGCCTTTTGAAGTTATCGGTACAAGAAATGCACTTGATTTCAAACTGTTGTGAAGCGGGACTCAGCCAGCATTAGGAAAGAGCACACAGTGATATGACTCGTTGTGTAAATTAAAGAGCTGCTTGTGTCCTCAGAGGCTAGCGAGAGGCTCACAGTGCCACGTCGGGTTCAGCCTCCTCCCCTCCCCCTCGTCTGCAGTGCTGACGCATCTGCTGCCTTTGCATCAATCAGCAGCCTCTATATAGGTACACCGAGAATCCCCTCTAACAACAGCACTGTTGTTCCCACCCTCAGCCACGCTTCCACTTTGCAAGCTCCCTGCGATAGTGAGGAAAAGCATCGATGAACATCTGTCCTCTCACTGCTCCGATGCCCAATAGGACAGTTCCATCTTCTCTCGGGCTCGGCATTACCTAACCACAGTGTCTGCGTACGCACAGGCGTCGGTGTTATATATTGCTGCACGGAAACACGATGTGTGCACGAAGCAGATGCTGCAGTGTTATGCATTGCAGGTGCATGTGAGATGATTTTGTTTCATGACGTTGTTCCTCCTGGTCAACACGGATGCAGCGGGATACTGCTGGACATATTTAATTCAGCTTTAGTACAGCAGCGTGCCCCTCACTCTGCGCTGCCACCAGCCATGCAGCTGAGCGCTTTCTGTCAGGCTGTATCATTGAGCACAGAGCTGGCGTGTGATGTAGCACCCAGCGTCTCTCCGCTCTCCCCACACTCCTCTGCCACGCTTAATAAAAGTTGCCACTTCCTGTTCAGTGGCGACACAACGAACGCTTCAGTTGCCCAGCTAGCACACAAGACAGACCCATGCTCCGGTTTAGCTACATGCCGTATGAACTGCGAGGTGTTGGTGTAGTGGGACAGGAGATGGAGAGCCAGATGTAGCTCAGGACCCGGGCTGCATGGAGAGAGGCGAAGGACGGTGAAACGGGAGTCATCGGCACGCAGAGAGGGAGGGAGCGGAAGACAGACGTCAGAGGAAGATCTGCTTCTGACAGCACCACTGTTCAGCGACCATCATAGACAGAAAACTACTttcgctttgctcccacaaaaCTGTTTTTCACGTTTAGTTTGTCTATTGAGGGCTTTAGAGAAGGGACACTGCATGCCACCGTTTCCTGTTCGCCGTGCATCATTCTCTCAGATTTTCTAAGGTATGTTTGCACGGTTTCCCTCAATGCCTTACCTGTTTCTGAGCGGAAGTGCACTTTGCAGAGAAGCGTGAAGTGGCTTTTGCTTTGACGTTTCGCTCTTTGTTTGACAACACTGTGTCTATGCTATACTGTCATTCTCTTGGTTTGTGGTTTGCTGCGTGGGGATTTTTATTTCACAGTTTGAGACGTAGAAGAATAAATAATATCACATGAGCTTTGAAGGGAACGTGTAGGGTGGGTGTGGCACAATCCTAAACGTTTCCGCTCAGCGTGTGTTATACAATACACAACAATACTGGTGTAAAGTCTGACAAATGACTGGTTCAGTAAAACAAGCCTCATAGATGAAAAGATGTTTATGTAAACAGCAGAAATCAGTTCAAAGCATCACTTGCTGTTATCAGATGAGAAAGTCCTTTGGGTAGCATTTCTGCTGcagacaaagacacacacacacaccaacacacacacacacacacacacccacacaaagtACATTGAGGCAGAGACAAAGGCAAACCTCGTCGCTCTGTGGACGGCTGCGAGCGGCAGGTTCTCAGAGAGGGCAGGATGTTTGTGGGAGAGAGGGGACCGAACACCCGGACAGCTAAACACACTCACTTGCTATCAGGCTGAAGCCCAATAAGTGCTGCGCCATAGCATGTTACCATGACAACGGAGGCCTGTCTGAGAAAGAAGGCAGGAGGCTGTGTTTTCAGCCGATGGAGAGGCTTAAAAACACGGCGGCCATATTGTATTTGTTGCACGAGGACaaaattgatttttttttcttttaaatgaaaTGATTAGTTACGTAAACTCCTTGGAAGTAAATGAGCAATACTGCGAATGTATGTCCATGTAACTAATTTCCAAATGATGATGCGTATGGTAGATAACATTTTTTAAACACGAAATTAATGAGATATAAAATGGAGCTGCCTCTTGATTTAAAATAGCATGGGACCGTCTTCACAGTATAATTGGACCAGATTAAATCTCATATCACGACAAACGAAGCACTTTTTGACCTGTTTTCACTCATAAAGCACCAAGAACAAGTTCACAACAGAGAGACTTTGAAAACAGCCCTCAGAGTAGCAGTTTGCTGAATGGTCTTCCAAGGAGGAAATGCCACCGCTGTATGACTTTCATCGCAGCCTTAAATGAGGATGATGTCAGATACTTAAATAACGTTGATGCAGGTGTGATGATTCATCCCGTACAAAGGCAAGCTGAGAGCAGTCAGCCTGAGACATGCCACGTGACTCATAGACCCATGCACTATAGACAAACTACCATGACTCTGTTATGCGTCGGCCAAAGTTAGAACTTCCTATTTCCAAAGTGAGAATGAATGAACTTTCCTCTATAATGTTGCAAATCATTTAGTTTCTTACTTATCCACAAATGCTGCATTCTGGGTAGAAATCTGTGCAGCGCGTGTTATAACTGGAGGACTACGTGTGTGTCATTAATAggtcctattatgcttttttccatttcctgtagtgtgttatatggatttgtgtgcatgtaaatggtcggcAAAGGATAAAATCCCTGTGTGTCCCCCAGAAGGAgtctctctcccacacaccctgtctgaaacgcctccatagcacccctttgtttacttctgtaacacagTGACATCCCTATGTAACACTCCTGCGTCTAtttgctagcgctccaacacattgataggctaagggtagagacatctctaagcagttgaccaatcacaacagaggcggccagctaaccaatcagagcagactgagtAGAATAGAACTGAATAGAGGTGCTGCAGAACAGGCCGTATGAGAAAAGTAAA
It encodes:
- the fbxo36a gene encoding F-box only protein 36a; the protein is MVTDLRPKMASLLGDHLFQFSGQGPPPSKDYFQLIVSRNEVILTSWKISVRLGCKGVAPKQQKISHHVFLQHKMLQQEVEAVFGDRILEHTKLLCQGKFDYLERLTDDILLKILANLELKDTTQLAQVSQRFREICDSEKFWEQTVRNGCAGFTGDMEGIASAMGWRKLFFTFFHTSGKKGQQ